In one Vanessa tameamea isolate UH-Manoa-2023 chromosome 10, ilVanTame1 primary haplotype, whole genome shotgun sequence genomic region, the following are encoded:
- the LOC113404163 gene encoding histidine-rich glycoprotein-like: MRVLILLVVLCVAVACTAHEAEDQAVAASKGHKHEHGGGHHHHEHHHHEHGGKGHKGHKGHHHHHKGDEGHHGKHHHEGHHHEHGGGHKKHWDEHDHHGEHHEHGHHHKGEKHGHHEHHDKGEHVDGYHKKHHKDHFHKDHHFHDGHHHEGKHHKHGHHHGHHEKHGGDHKKGGHHHSGHHKDHYGKHGHHDKHHYDEDHHGHKGHHGHDEHHHHHHDHGKKGGHEDHKHWGFHHGKH, encoded by the coding sequence ATGAGGGTGTTAATACTTTTAGTAGTGCTATGTGTAGCAGTGGCGTGCACCGCTCATGAAGCGGAGGACCAGGCCGTGGCCGCCAGCAAGGGCCATAAACACGAACACGGTGGAGGCCATCACCACCACGAACATCACCATCACGAACACGGTGGTAAGGGACACAAGGGCCACAAGGGACATCACCATCACCACAAGGGTGATGAGGGGCATCATGGCAAACACCATCATGAGGGACACCACCATGAGCATGGCGGTGGTCACAAGAAACACTGGGATGAGCATGATCACCATGGCGAACATCACGAACATGGTCACCACCACAAAGGTGAAAAACATGGTCACCACGAACATCATGATAAAGGTGAACATGTCGATGGATACCACAAGAAACACCACAAGGACCACTTCCACAAGGATCATCACTTCCACGACGGCCACCACCACGAAGGCAAACATCATAAGCATGGACATCATCATGGACACCACGAAAAGCATGGCGGAGACCACAAGAAGGGTGGTCATCATCACTCCGGTCACCATAAAGATCACTATGGCAAACATGGACACCATGACAAGCATCACTATGACGAGGACCATCACGGCCACAAGGGTCATCACGGACACGATGAACACCACCACCATCATCATGACCATGGCAAGAAGGGCGGCCATGAAGACCACAAGCACTGGGGATTCCATCATGGAAagcattaa
- the LOC113404559 gene encoding histidine-rich glycoprotein-like, whose product MRTLVALTLLGCALVVCSGREIGKEESDLVAAASHHKGHHHEEGGGKEHHGHHHHEHGEKGHKGHKGHHHHHKGEHDEHHKHHHAGHHHEDGGGHKKHWDEHDHHGKHHEHGHHHKGGKHHHKKHHDKGEEVEGYHKKYHKDEYHKDHHFYDDHHKEGKHHKHGKHHGHHEKHGGHHKKGGHHHSGHDEHHHGKKGHHDKHHYDEDHKGHKGHHGHEEHHHHHEDHGKKGGHEDHKHWGFHHGKH is encoded by the coding sequence ATGAGGACGCTTGTCGCCCTTACCTTATTAGGATGCGCCTTAGTTGTTTGCTCTGGCCGCGAGATCGGTAAGGAGGAATCCGACTTGGTAGCTGCGGCTAGCCATCATAAAGGCCATCATCACGAAGAAGGTGGTGGTAAAGAGCACCACGGTCATCATCATCACGAACATGGTGAAAAGGGTCACAAAGGTCACAAAGGTCACCATCACCATCACAAAGGTGAACATGATGAACATCATAAACATCATCATGCAGGCCATCATCATGAAGATGGCGGTGGACATAAAAAGCACTGGGATGAACATGATCATCACGGCAAACATCACGAACATGGACATCATCACAAGGGCGGTAAACACCACCACAAAAAACATCATGATAAGGGTGAAGAAGTTGAAGGTTACCATAAGAAATACCATAAGGACGAATACCACAAGGACCATCACTTCTATGATGACCACCACaaagaaggaaaacatcacaaACACGGCAAGCACCACGGTCATCATGAAAAACATGGAGGTCATCACAAAAAGGGCGGCCATCATCATTCCGGACATGACGAACATCATCATGGCAAAAAGGGCCATCATGATAAGCATCATTATGATGAAGATCACAAGGGTCACAAAGGACATCATGGACATGAGGAACATCATCACCACCACGAGGATCACGGAAAGAAGGGCGGTCACGAAGATCACAAGCACTGGGGATTCCATCATGGGAAACActaa
- the LOC113404374 gene encoding histidine-rich glycoprotein-like has product MKALFFLVVLVCSVLLANTRHLENEENPEASESLDQVLAGTEKKEAKSSHKEEGGGKEHHAHHHKEEGEKGEKGYKSHHHHDKGEHGKHGKHHHEGHHDEHGGHKKKHHDEHDHHGEHHEAEHGHKGGKFGHKKGHKKGSKTTGFHHKSHKDEYHKEHKFYDDFHKGGHHHKHGDFHGHHDNKEGHHKKGGHHEKGHHEKHHGKKGKHDKGHYDEDHKGHKGHHGHEEHHAHHHDHGKKGGHAGGKEFGYSHGKKA; this is encoded by the coding sequence ATGAAGGCTTTATTTTTTCTCGTGGTGCTAGTTTGCAGTGTGTTACTGGCAAACACTCGTCATCTTGAAAATGAAGAAAACCCAGAAGCATCCGAGTCCTTAGACCAAGTGCTCGCAGGAACGGAAAAGAAAGAGGCAAAGAGCAGCCACAAAGAAGAGGGCGGTGGGAAAGAACACCATGCTCATCACCACAAGGAAGAAGGGGAAAAGGGTGAAAAGGGATATAAGTCTCACCATCATCATGATAAAGGAGAACATGGTAAACACGGCAAACATCATCATGAAGGTCACCACGACGAACATGGTGGACACAAAAAGAAACACCACGACGAACATGACCACCATGGCGAACATCATGAGGCAGAACATGGTCATAAGGGTGGCAAGTTTGGTCATAAAAAAGGTCACAAAAAGGGTTCAAAGACCACTGGATTCCACCACAAATCTCATAAAGATGAATATCATAAGGAACATAAGTTttatgacgacttccataaggGTGGTCATCACCACAAGCATGGAGACTTCCATGGCCATCATGACAATAAAGAAGGGCATCATAAGAAGGGCGGTCATCATGAGAAAGGTCATCACGAAAAACATCATGGCAAGAAAGGAAAACATGACAAAGGACATTATGATGAAGACCATAAAGGACACAAAGGTCATCATGGACATGAAGAGCACCATGCCCACCATCATGACCATGGTAAGAAGGGCGGCCATGCAGGAGGAAAGGAGTTTGGGTACAGTCATGGAAAGAaagcataa